The following are from one region of the Sandaracinus amylolyticus genome:
- the panD gene encoding aspartate 1-decarboxylase, translating to MRRRMFLGKVHRAVITHADLEYEGSCTIDADLMDAAGMIEHEELHIWNVTRGTRLVTYTLAGPRGSGVICINGAAAHLNKPGDLVILATFGEMDDDEARRHVPKVVRVDEKNRIIGDEAERAGPQMPLHHERGVPQPS from the coding sequence ATGCGGCGACGGATGTTCCTGGGGAAGGTCCACCGGGCGGTGATCACGCACGCCGACCTCGAGTACGAGGGCAGCTGCACCATCGACGCCGACCTGATGGACGCAGCGGGGATGATCGAGCACGAAGAGCTGCACATCTGGAACGTCACGCGCGGGACGCGCCTCGTGACGTACACGCTGGCAGGTCCGCGCGGTTCGGGCGTCATCTGCATCAACGGCGCGGCGGCGCACCTGAACAAGCCGGGCGACCTCGTGATCCTCGCGACGTTCGGCGAGATGGACGACGACGAAGCGCGCCGTCACGTGCCGAAGGTCGTCCGCGTCGACGAGAAGAACCGCATCATCGGCGACGAAGCCGAGCGCGCGGGCCCGCAGATGCCGCTGCACCACGAGCGCGGCGTCCCGCAGCCGAGCTGA
- a CDS encoding DMT family transporter, whose product MTAGPFVWALLAAALFGASTPASKALLDELGPFTLAGLLYLGAALAVVPRAGGVPRGALRDGRTLRRLGGAVLFGGVVGPVLLLAGLAIASASAVSIWLSLETVFTALLARVFFREHVGPRTALAIALIVASSALLASPSLEALTPAALLVAGACLAWGLDNNLMSLVDGVSPAQSTLVKGLVAGATNLAIGLVVEGVPAFDPRTLALALLVGATGYGISLVLYVAASQQLGATRSQAVFSTAPFWGVALSWLVLGEPVTPIAVVASVLLALALVVLPRDRHAHAHTHERIEHAHWHRHDDAHHEHAHEVVPRFGWHFHAHVHDPLTHEHAHEPDLHHRHDH is encoded by the coding sequence GGCCGTTCACGCTCGCCGGGCTGCTCTATCTCGGCGCGGCGCTCGCGGTCGTGCCGAGGGCCGGCGGCGTTCCGCGCGGTGCGCTGCGCGATGGCCGCACGCTCCGGCGCCTCGGCGGTGCGGTGCTCTTCGGCGGCGTCGTCGGGCCCGTGCTCCTCCTCGCGGGCCTGGCGATCGCGAGCGCGAGCGCGGTGTCGATCTGGCTGAGTCTCGAGACCGTGTTCACCGCGCTGCTCGCCCGCGTGTTCTTCCGCGAGCACGTCGGCCCTCGGACCGCGCTCGCCATCGCGTTGATCGTCGCGTCGAGCGCGCTGCTCGCGAGCCCCTCGCTCGAGGCGCTCACGCCGGCCGCGCTGCTCGTCGCGGGCGCGTGCCTCGCGTGGGGGCTCGACAACAACCTGATGTCGCTCGTCGACGGCGTGAGCCCCGCGCAGTCGACGCTCGTCAAAGGCCTGGTCGCGGGTGCGACGAACCTCGCGATCGGCCTCGTCGTCGAGGGCGTGCCGGCGTTCGATCCCCGCACACTGGCGCTCGCGCTCCTCGTCGGCGCGACCGGCTATGGCATCTCGCTCGTGCTCTACGTGGCCGCGAGCCAGCAGCTCGGCGCGACGCGCTCGCAAGCGGTCTTCTCGACCGCGCCGTTCTGGGGCGTCGCGCTGTCGTGGCTCGTGCTCGGCGAGCCGGTCACGCCGATCGCCGTCGTCGCGAGCGTGCTGCTCGCGCTCGCGCTCGTGGTGCTGCCGCGCGATCGCCACGCGCACGCGCACACCCACGAGCGCATCGAGCACGCGCACTGGCATCGCCACGATGACGCACACCACGAGCACGCACACGAGGTCGTGCCCCGCTTCGGTTGGCACTTCCACGCGCACGTCCACGACCCGCTCACGCACGAGCACGCGCACGAGCCGGACCTGCACCACCGCCACGATCACTGA